A window of the Henckelia pumila isolate YLH828 chromosome 3, ASM3356847v2, whole genome shotgun sequence genome harbors these coding sequences:
- the LOC140890797 gene encoding uncharacterized protein: MDKSNLEDFLDTGNDQAGYDAVVIGSGYGGSVAACRLSTAGFDVCLMEKGRRWEAGDFPTDIFKIRSAVRVENNNLGLNFGPKDALFQVYQQDDSLAAMACGLGGGSLVNAGVMMPAPVRTRRDAKWPKDWEMDWERCEALASDMLRIQKLPFMFQNAKIMEEVVDQDYFTSQLKLSVNFSDEDGKNPETANCLACGNCLSGCPYNAKNSTDKNYLHSAIQAGCTIKTECEAQYVVRNGYEDSPCREEGRFKTRRRRKWLVFFNEIDYVASDIVIISAGVFGTAKILFQSQMRGLSVSQKLGFGLSCNGNNVAYLIGSSAPLNASGLGKQQFSRIPFQERPGPSISSSYTSSLGITIQSAVIPAAYPRLVIKSLTYKWQSEGWFLHEIIESIKHLMGSKRRQEITLNAMGYDDSNGRLTFEKNTCKIRFQPPHDPLLPRKIEAFQKLAKKLGGTLFISRYRSTSVHQLGGCIASSDVSSGVCNSAGQVFDNTSQTGVHPGLYICDASMIPCSVGINPCLTIATAAEHISRRLVQNANVLIGSRIFHAKQGSFPISKMTGSGQEVMVQETMRGQVGGLPCTAHLKIRFENFSRNLDKTGMVAGESHPLLRGRVGGHVVCKAIEIDNMYIIRGEVDLCKTDIRTPYTQYMHYQLLLAASSGSRYLLEGRKIMNPYLQALYAWRESTTLNVTLRKITNNDQEPMNLLGKLHISPIGLLKSIWSLEGGSKRSFIFLFLQSILRTYILQEPRGRHLDFTSKDLETGPYPDSTIHEIKTKDDFIISCQQWKSSKSTGAHTHEQKPHPVLLINGYSTESYSLPTESNDLVRTILKQGNDVWLLRTRVHPSYSLNCFSIDDIGRYDIPAAINKIVQFYGEPAKVHIVGHCVGGVAIHIALMGGHVSAKKIASLSCTNSSMFFKLTTSSLFKMWLPLTPMSMAILGKNKTLPLLAKTTTSFRQALLKSIARLIPRCERCTCDECEVFSGIFGNAFWHENVSHTMHNWLNKINVTSLPMAGFTHLRKICKAGFILDSDGKNAYMVHPERMPLPTLYISGARTLLVTPETSFLANEYMKLHQPSYRHERVVVDGFGHSDLLIGEKSFEKVFPHIVTHISLAEKSRSGSVDNRYKKEVLGWSNDMHQDGGSFGIWIFCLIIVVLVLMFRFFSFPWI, from the exons ATGGACAAATCGAACTTGGAGGATTTCCTTGATACTGGGAATGATCAAGCCGGATATGATGCGGTTGTTATTGGGTCTGGATATGGCGGTTCTGTCGCTGCGTGTCGACTTTCGACCGCGGGTTTTGATGTTTGTTTGATGGAGAAAGGCCGTAGGTGGGAAGCTGGGGATTTTCCAACAGACATTTTCAAGATTAGATCTGCTGTCAGAGTGGAAAACAACAACTTGGGACTTAACTTTGGCCCAAAAGATGCTCTATTTCAG GTGTATCAACAAGATGATTCTCTTGCAGCAATGGCATGCGGTTTAGGCGGCGGTTCTTTAGTGAACGCGGGAGTTATGATGCCTGCACCCGTGAGGACACGAAGGGATGCGAAATGGCCCAAGGATTGGGAAATGGATTGGGAGAGGTGTGAGGCATTAGCTTCGGATATGTTGAGGATTCAGAAGCTTCCTTTTATGTTTCAGAATGCTAAGATCATGGAAGAGGTGGTCGACCAAGATTATTTTACGTCTCAACTTAAGTTGAGCGTCAATTTTAGCGATGAAGACGGCAAGAATCCAGAGACTGCGAACTGTCTCGCATGTGGGAATTGCCTTTCTGGCTGTCCTTACAATGCCAAAAATTCTACCGATAAAAATTACTTACACTCTGCTATCCAG GCAGGATGTACCATAAAAACAGAATGTGAAGCTCAATATGTTGTAAGAAACGGATATGAAGATAGTCCATGCCGAGAAGAAGGAAGATTCAAAACCCGAAGAAGGCGTAAATGGCTTGTGTTTTTCAATGAAATAGATTATGTTGCATCAGATATCGTTATTATTTCGG CTGGAGTATTTGGTACAGCCAAAATACTTTTTCAATCTCAAATGAGAGGATTATCAGTTTCACAAAAGCTTGGCTTTGGATTGAGTTGCAATGGCAATAATGTTGCTTACTTGATCGGAAGCTCTGCCCCCTTGAACGCATCTGGTCTAGGTAAACAGCAGTTTTCAAGGATTCCTTTTCAAGAAAGACCTGGACCCTccatttcttcatcatacactTCTTCATTGGGGATCACTATCCAG aGTGCAGTAATTCCAGCCGCCTATCCGCGCCTCGTCATTAAAAGTTTGACGTATAAATGGCAATCCGAGGGCTGGTTCTTGCACGAAATAATAGAAAGCATCAAGCATCTTATGGGTTCCAAACGCAGACAAGAAATAACTTTGAATGCCATGGGATATGATGACAGTAATGGGAGACTCACGTTTGAAAAAAACACTTGCAAAATTCGTTTTCAGCCACCTCACGATCCTCTGCTTCCACGAAAGATTGAAGCTTTCCAGAAACTGGCTAAGAAACTGGGAGGAACACTTTTCATTTCACGATATAGGAGCACTTCAGTGCATCAATTAGGCGGGTGTATTGCTTCTTCCGATGTTTCGTCTGGTGTGTGCAATTCTGCGGGTCAAGTATTTGATAACACGTCTCAAACTGGGGTGCACCCCGGACTCTACATTTGTGATGCATCAATGATTCCCTGCTCTGTTGGAATCAACCCTTGTCTAACTATTGCTACGGCTGCTGAGCACATATCCAGGCGCCTCGTACAGAATGCTAATGTGTTGATTGGAAGTAGAATATTTCAtgcaaaacaaggttcattccCAATTAGTAAGATGACTGGATCTGGACAAGAAGTAATGGTTCAAGAAACCATGAGAGGACAAGTTGGTGGCTTGCCATGTACTGCCCATCTGAAAATacgatttgaaaatttttcgagaaatcttgacaaaacGGGCATGGTTGCTGGGGAATCACACCCCCTTCTACGAGGGAGAGTTGGAGGACATGTAGTATGTAAGGCCATAGAGATAGATAACATGTATATTATTCGAGGTGAAGTTGATTTATgcaaaacagatatcagaactCCATATACACAGTATATGCATTATCAACTCCTCCTGGCAGCATCTTCCGGTTCAAG ATATCTTCTTGAAGGGAGAAAGATAATGAATCCTTATCTTCAAGCTCTATATGCATGGAGAGAATCCACCACATTGAATGTGACATTGAGAAAAATCACAAACAATGATCAAGAACCGATGAATCTACTAGGGAAGCTTCATATTTCACCCATTGGGCTTCTGAAAAGCATATGGAGTCTTGAAGGTGGAAGCAAGAGAAGTTTCATCTTTCTTTTTTTGCAATCTATTTTAAGGACATATATCCTCCAAGAACCTCGAGGAAGACACCTCGATTTCACCTCCAAGGACTTGGAAACAGGCCCTTATCCAGACAGTACGATTCATGAGATTAAAACAA AGGACGACTTTATTATCTCTTGCCAGCAATGGAAAAGTAGCAAAAGTACCGGAGCACATACGCATGAGCAAAAGCCACATCCTGTATTGCTTATTAACGGCTACTCAACGGAAAGCTACAGCTTACCAACTGAGTCTAACGATCTCGTTAGAACTATATTAAAACAAGGAAACGATGTATGGTTATTGAGGACAAGAGTGCATCCTTCATATTCTCTAAACTGTTTCTCAATTGATGACATTGGAAGATATGACATTCCAGCTG CTATCAACAAGATCGTTCAGTTCTACGGGGAACCCGCGAAAGTACACATTGTCGGTCATTGTGTTGGAGGTGTAGCCATTCACATCGCACTTATGGGAGGCCACGTCTCTGCAAAGAAAATTGCTTCTCTGTCTTGTACCAACTCTTCCATGTTTTTCAAGCTTACCACATCTTCCTTGTTCAAAATGTGGCTTCCACTAACTCCA ATGTCAATGGCGATACTAGGTAAGAACAAAACACTACCTCTGCTTGCGAAAACCACCACAAGTTTCAGACAAGCTCTCCTCAAATCAATAGCACGTCTAATCCCACGTTGCGAGAGGTGCACCTGCGATGAATGTGAGGTCTTCTCTGGCATATTTGGGAACGCCTTCTGGCACGAAAACGTAAGCCACACAATGCACAACTGGCTGAACAAGATCAATGTCACGAGTCTTCCAATGGCCGGATTCACTCACCTCCGAAAAATATGCAAGGCAGGATTCATACTCGACAGTGACGGCAAGAACGCATACATGGTTCACCCTGAAAGAATGCCATTACCGACACTCTATATATCCGGAGCACGTACGCTTCTTGTTACTCCAGAAACTTCATTTCTTGCTAATGAGTACATGAAGCTGCACCAGCCGAGTTATAGGCATGAAAGAGTTGTGGTAGATGGTTTTGGCCACTCTGATCTTTTGATTGGAGAGAAGTCATTTGAAAAGGTTTTTCCTCACATTGTAACGCACATTAGTTTGGCTGAAAAAAGTAGAAGTGGTTCAGTGGATAATAGGTACAAAAAAGAAGTCTTGGGATGGAGCAATGATATGCACCAGGATGGAGGAAGTTTTGGTATTTGGATTTTTTGCTTGATCATTGTTGTATTAGTTCTGATGTTcagatttttttcttttccctgGATTTAA